A single Elaeis guineensis isolate ETL-2024a chromosome 15, EG11, whole genome shotgun sequence DNA region contains:
- the LOC105058327 gene encoding senescence-specific cysteine protease SAG39 → MAMASQCFVLKLIVLGVWVSAATARGIADVPISTRHEQWMARYGRVYKDAVEKERRFQIFKDNHNYIESVNRAGNRKYKLGLNQFADMTNEEFKASHLGFKPMHLAKSATGSFQYANLTDVSDSMDWRTRGAVTPIKNQKSCGCCWAFSSVAAIEGITQINTGNLVSLSEQQLVNCDVNDGDNGCQGGFMTRAFHYVINNGGITSEANYPYKAADGTCDTNKASSSVATISGYENVPANDESSLLQAVSKQPVSVGIDGGGKDFQYYSSGIFTGACATDMDHAVTAIGYGKAKDGTKYWLLKNSWGTTWGEKGYMRLQRDVGASEGLCGIAKLASYPTA, encoded by the exons ATGGCAATGGCTTCCCAATGCTTTGTGCTGAAGTTGATAGTCTTGGGTGTTTGGGTCTCTGCAGCCACAGCTCGTGGCATTGCTGACGTGCCCATCTCGACGAGGCACGAGCAATGGATGGCTCGGTATGGGCGAGTCTATAAGGATGCAGTAGAGAAAGAGAGACGATTCCAAATCTTCAAGGACAACCACAACTACATCGAGTCTGTCAATAGAGCCGGCAACCGCAAGTATAAACTCGGTCTCAACCAGTTTGCTGACATGACCaatgaggagttcaaggcctctcacCTTGGATTCAAGCCCATGCACCTTGCAAAGTCCGCGACAGGAAGCTTTCAATATGCCAACTTGACCGACGTGTCCGATAGCATGGACTGGAGAACCAGAGGTGCAGTTACTCCCATCAAGAACCAAAAATCATGTG GGTGCTGTTGGGCATTCTCATCCGTAGCAGCCATTGAAGGGATTACTCAAATCAACACTGGCAACTTGGTCTCCTTGTCGGAGCAACAACTTGTGAACTGTGACGTCAACGATGGAGACAATGGATGCCAGGGGGGATTCATGACTCGTGCCTTCCACTACGTCATTAATAATGGGGGGATAACAAGTGAAGCTAATTACCCTTACAAGGCGGCTGATGGCACTTGTGACACTAACAAGGCATCATCATCGGTAGCTACCATCAGCGGCTACGAGAACGTGCCTGCAAATGATGAGTCCTCGCTCTTACAGGCAGTCTCAAAACAGCCTGTTTCAGTTGGCATTGATGGTGGTGGGAAAGACTTCCAATACTACTCCAGTGGCATCTTCACCGGCGCGTGTGCAACTGATATGGATCATGCTGTGACTGCTATTGGTTACGGAAAAGCTAAGGATGGGACCAAATATTGGCTGCTAAAGAATTCATGGGGTACAACTTGGGGTGAGAAAGGATACATGCGCCTTCAGCGTGACGTTGGTGCATCGGAAGGGCTTTGTGGTATTGCTAAGCTTGCTTCTTACCCAACGGCATAA